One Eubalaena glacialis isolate mEubGla1 chromosome 11, mEubGla1.1.hap2.+ XY, whole genome shotgun sequence DNA segment encodes these proteins:
- the ATP5F1B gene encoding ATP synthase subunit beta, mitochondrial, whose protein sequence is MLGLVGRVAAATASGALRGLSPSAPLPQVQLLLRAAPAALQPARDYATQTSPSPKAGVATGRIVAVIGAVVDVQFDEGLPPILNALEVQGRETRLVLEVAQHLGESTVRTIAMDGTEGLVRGQKVLDSGAPIRIPVGPETLGRIMNVIGEPIDERGPIKTKQFAAIHAEAPEFMEMSVEQEILVTGIKVVDLLAPYAKGGKIGLFGGAGVGKTVLIMELINNVAKAHGGYSVFAGVGERTREGNDLYHEMIESGVINLKDATSKVALVYGQMNEPPGARARVALTGLTVAEYFRDQEGQDVLLFIDNIFRFTQAGSEVSALLGRIPSAVGYQPTLATDMGTMQERITTTKKGSITSVQAIYVPADDLTDPAPATTFAHLDATTVLSRAIAELGIYPAVDPLDSTSRIMDPNIVGNEHYDVARGVQKILQDYKSLQDIIAILGMDELSEEDKLTVSRARKIQRFLSQPFQVAEVFTGHMGKLVPLKETIKGFQQILAGEYDHLPEQAFYMVGPIEEAVAKADKLAEEHS, encoded by the exons CCAGAGACTATGCCACTCAAACATCTCCGTCGCCAAAGGCAGGTGTTGCCACTGGGCGCATCGTGGCGGTCATTGGTGCAGTGGTGGACGTCCAATTTGATGAGGGACTGCCACCCATCCTAAATGCCCTGGAAGTGCAAGGCAGGGAGACCAGGCTGGTTTTGGAGGTGGCCCAGCATTTGG GTGAGAGCACAGTAAGGACCATTGCCATGGATGGTACAGAAGGCTTGGTTAGAGGCCAGAAAGTCCTGGATTCTGGTGCACCAATCAGAATTCCTGTTGGCCCTGAGACCTTGGGTAGAATCATGAACGTCATTGGAGAACCTATTGATGAGAGAGGTCCCATAAAAACCAAACA ATTTGCTGCTATTCATGCTGAAGCTCCTGAATTCATGGAGATGAGTGTTGAGCAGGAAATTCTGGTTACCGGTATCAAGGTTGTGGATCTGCTGGCTCCCTATGCCAAGGGTGGCAAAATTG GGCTCTTTGGTGGTGCTGGAGTTGGCAAGACAGTACTGATCATGGAGTTAATCAACAACGTTGCCAAAGCCCATGGTGGTTACTCTGTGTTTGCTGGTGTTGGTGAGAGGACTCGTGAGGGCAATGACTTATACCATGAAATGATTGAGTCTGGTGTTATCAACCTGAAAGATGCCACCTCCAAG GTAGCGCTGGTGTACGGTCAAATGAATGAACCGCCTGGTGCTCGGGCCCGGGTAGCTCTGACTGGACTGACTGTAGCTGAATACTTCAGAGACCAAGAAGGTCAAGATGTATTACTGTTTATTGATAACATCTTTCGCTTCACCCAGGCTGGCTCAGAG gtgtctGCTTTATTGGGCAGAATCCCTTCTGCTGTGGGTTATCAGCCTACCCTGGCCACTGACATGGGTACCATGCAGGAAAGAATCACTACCACCAAAAAGGGATCTATCACCTCTGTACAG GCTATCTACGTGCCTGCTGATGACTTGACTGACCCTGCCCCTGCCACTACCTTTGCCCATTTGGATGCTACCACTGTGCTGTCCCGTGCTATTGCTGAGCTGGGCATCTATCCAGCTGTGGATCCTCTGGACTCTACCTCTCGCATCATGGATCCCAACATTGTTGGCAATGAGCATTATGACGTTGCCCGTGGGGTACAAAAGATCCTACAG GACTACAAATCCCTCCAGGACATCATTGCCATCCTGGGTATGGATGAACTTTCTGAGGAAGACAAATTAACTGTGTCCCGTGCCCGGAAAATACAGCGTTTCTTGTCTCAGCCATTCCAGGTGGCTGAGGTCTTTACTGGTCATATGGGGAAGCTGGTACCCCTTAAGGAGACCATCAAAGGATTCCAGCAGATTTTGGCAG gTGAATATGACCATCTCCCAGAACAGGCCTTCTATATGGTGGGACCCATTGAAGAAGCTGTGGCAAAAGCTGATAAGCTGGCTGAAGAGCACTCGTGA